In Halanaerobium praevalens DSM 2228, the DNA window ACAGGTGACTTTAGCACATATAATTGCTAATCCCCAAGAAGGGATTTATCAGAAATTAGGTTTAGTTGATCAGGTAAATGATGCAATAGGAATTTTGACTATTACTCCCAGTGAAGCTTCAATTATTGCAGCCGATGTTGCCACAAAGGCAGCGGGTATCGAAATAGGCTTTATAGACCGTTTCAGTGGTTCTTTAGTAATTACTGGAGATGTAGCAAGTGTTGAATCATCAGTTAAAGAAATTATGAATATTTTACAGAATATATTAGATTTTACTCCAGCTAAAATTACTCGAACATAACAATAGGTGAGCACTTAAATGAAAAAAGCAATGTTGATTGGAAAAAGTGGTAGTGGAAAAACTACCTTAATTCAGCTTTTAAGTTCGGAAAAAATAAGGTATAATAAAACACAGGCAATGGAATATTATCCAGAATTTATTGATACACCTGGTGAATACATTGAAAGTAGGCGTTATTATAATGCTATTATTTCTTCAGTAGACCAATGTGAAAACATGGTTTTAGTTCAAGCAGCTACTGATCATGATAGTGTTTTTCCGCCGAATTTTGCTAAAACTTTTAATCAAAATATTTTGGGTGT includes these proteins:
- a CDS encoding BMC domain-containing protein; this translates as MGEKEEVVEKQRIIQEFVPGKQVTLAHIIANPQEGIYQKLGLVDQVNDAIGILTITPSEASIIAADVATKAAGIEIGFIDRFSGSLVITGDVASVESSVKEIMNILQNILDFTPAKITRT
- a CDS encoding EutP/PduV family microcompartment system protein — translated: MKKAMLIGKSGSGKTTLIQLLSSEKIRYNKTQAMEYYPEFIDTPGEYIESRRYYNAIISSVDQCENMVLVQAATDHDSVFPPNFAKTFNQNILGVITKIDKDSAQIEQAEKILQRAGVNKIFKISSITKEGLAELKKYLKIK